A portion of the Adhaeribacter radiodurans genome contains these proteins:
- a CDS encoding contractile injection system tape measure protein, whose product MSEKKATASQANIQNLLLYKPFSRQNSGNYSRERTKQKATFLNEVLGDELTTLAKEEKAGFNQIIRKFNPVNSHILLTKKQSAEPGSSAISILQNLSLSNQVILRWLQQLPLPELQQLQAKITKTIENRRERGKLLHNLINHPYLLQYNLVSVSASISDTTLVDLTEQPTENLVSSEKEETSKANAAEIVRPFKISMEIVNPESYVKAIHAPLEQVVNSLSRKEAAIIQNILWKGACQTQSEKSSLRRFMAKLPTENLLFLRELTHLPVAELQQLTAQTSKLPILSSESNGQEYQTEYPEETTEKKFVENAGLYLLAPYLPSVFARLNYLEKQHFKNSYVAARALQLTQYLVTGKRQNPEYLLVFNKLLCGIQLDVALAGGIRLTKKEIMEADNLLDSLIEHWQALKNTSPQGFRESFLQRKGILTENGARYTLQVERKGHDLLLNTIPWGFTLLKLPWMKKMLQVEW is encoded by the coding sequence ATAAGCGAAAAAAAAGCAACGGCAAGCCAAGCAAACATTCAAAATTTACTTTTATATAAACCTTTCAGCAGGCAAAACAGCGGGAATTATTCCCGAGAACGCACCAAGCAAAAAGCTACTTTCCTAAACGAGGTTTTAGGCGACGAATTAACAACCCTAGCAAAAGAAGAGAAAGCAGGATTTAATCAAATCATCCGTAAATTTAATCCAGTTAACAGCCATATTCTTTTAACAAAAAAACAATCCGCGGAGCCAGGGTCGTCAGCTATTTCTATCCTGCAAAACTTATCGCTTTCCAATCAGGTAATTTTACGATGGTTGCAACAATTACCCCTACCGGAACTACAACAATTACAAGCAAAAATTACTAAAACCATTGAGAACCGTCGGGAGCGGGGTAAGTTATTACATAACCTGATTAACCATCCTTATCTACTGCAATATAATTTAGTAAGTGTTTCAGCAAGTATTTCAGATACTACTCTGGTTGATTTAACCGAGCAGCCAACGGAAAACCTGGTAAGTTCTGAAAAAGAAGAAACCAGTAAAGCGAATGCAGCAGAGATTGTTCGGCCATTTAAAATTTCGATGGAAATAGTAAATCCGGAGAGTTATGTAAAAGCAATTCACGCGCCACTAGAACAAGTAGTTAATTCTTTATCCCGGAAAGAAGCGGCCATCATTCAGAATATTCTTTGGAAAGGAGCATGTCAGACGCAAAGTGAAAAAAGCAGTTTGCGGCGATTTATGGCCAAATTACCTACCGAAAATTTACTTTTTTTACGCGAGCTAACCCATTTGCCCGTAGCTGAACTTCAACAATTAACGGCCCAAACTTCTAAACTGCCTATACTTTCATCGGAGAGTAACGGACAGGAATACCAAACAGAATATCCGGAAGAAACAACAGAAAAAAAATTTGTGGAAAATGCGGGTTTGTATTTGCTGGCACCCTACCTGCCAAGTGTATTTGCCCGATTAAACTACCTTGAAAAACAGCATTTTAAAAATAGTTATGTAGCTGCCCGCGCACTGCAGCTGACCCAGTATTTAGTTACGGGTAAACGCCAGAATCCGGAGTATTTATTGGTCTTTAATAAACTTTTGTGCGGTATTCAATTAGATGTAGCACTAGCCGGTGGCATTCGGTTAACTAAAAAAGAAATAATGGAAGCTGATAATTTGCTAGACTCGCTTATTGAGCATTGGCAGGCACTGAAAAATACTTCGCCGCAGGGATTCCGTGAATCTTTTTTGCAACGGAAAGG
- a CDS encoding contractile injection system tape measure protein, which produces MQTIAINKEIFEFTCSQEEIAKMVRQEFVDHIDTQIHELVFKIITEQLPSQKSLRIDKIEIDLGDVYWPELCETEMLQKFEQDFTQQIARFQNQPVEDLTFINAIAAKNTEQSESGTRQKQLLLDSDTLHSSDATNLTSNPPVQANLTTPGSWAEDWDLVQTF; this is translated from the coding sequence ATGCAAACAATAGCTATTAATAAGGAAATTTTTGAATTTACCTGCTCCCAGGAGGAGATAGCTAAAATGGTGCGGCAGGAATTTGTAGATCACATAGACACGCAAATTCACGAACTGGTATTTAAAATTATTACAGAACAGCTACCGTCGCAAAAAAGCCTGCGGATAGATAAAATTGAAATTGATTTAGGAGATGTGTACTGGCCTGAGCTTTGCGAAACGGAAATGCTGCAGAAGTTTGAGCAAGATTTTACCCAACAAATTGCTCGTTTTCAAAATCAGCCGGTGGAAGATCTTACTTTTATTAATGCAATAGCAGCTAAAAACACAGAGCAGAGTGAATCGGGAACCAGGCAAAAACAACTGCTTCTTGATTCTGATACGCTTCATTCTTCAGATGCAACTAATCTAACCAGCAATCCTCCTGTACAAGCTAACCTAACTACACCTGGTTCTTGGGCCGAGGATTGGGACTTAGTGCAAACTTTTTAG
- a CDS encoding M48 family metalloprotease produces the protein MKKLLTKVNVGSFMVATLLICHSCATNPVTGKKDISFISKQQEIAMGQQADPEVINQFGLYPNKQLQNFINEKGQKMVAVSHRKDLKYEFKIIDSPVINAFAVPGGYVYFTRGIMAHFNNEAQFAGVLGHEIGHIAARHSAQQQSKSMLAQIGLVVGMVISPEFAQFGEQAQQSLALLFLKFGRDDERQSDQLGVEYSTKIGYDAAQMADFFLTLKREQEQSETEPIPDFLSTHPNPADRYETVKELATEWKQKVKTTNLQVNRNNYLKMIDGIVYGEDPRQGFVETYVFYHPELKFQFPVPTGWAYQNSPQQFQMADKDGKAMMALTLVPGKSLEEAAQQLLQKYQLQALESKKVTVNGLPAFAMVADQKPQQDQQQQQQQQQQQTPTIRTLTYLIQYDNNIYSLMGISAATDFENYFSAFKSTMDQFRKLTDPAIINRQAERVRIKTVAKSGTLSQVLRQYNVPEKRLTEMAILNGMELNESVSAGSLIKVVQR, from the coding sequence ATGAAAAAGTTGCTAACCAAAGTTAACGTAGGCAGTTTTATGGTGGCTACGCTACTTATTTGTCATTCTTGCGCTACCAATCCGGTAACAGGTAAAAAAGATATTTCCTTTATCTCGAAACAACAGGAAATTGCCATGGGACAACAAGCCGACCCGGAGGTAATTAACCAGTTTGGATTATATCCTAACAAACAGTTACAAAATTTTATTAATGAAAAAGGCCAGAAAATGGTAGCGGTATCGCACCGGAAAGATTTAAAATATGAATTTAAAATAATTGATTCGCCGGTAATAAATGCGTTTGCGGTTCCGGGTGGATACGTTTATTTTACGCGGGGCATTATGGCCCACTTTAACAACGAGGCGCAGTTTGCCGGGGTGTTAGGTCACGAAATCGGGCACATTGCGGCGCGTCATTCGGCACAGCAGCAAAGTAAATCTATGCTGGCACAAATAGGCTTGGTAGTAGGAATGGTAATTTCGCCGGAATTTGCCCAGTTTGGCGAGCAAGCCCAACAAAGCCTGGCTTTACTATTTCTAAAATTTGGCCGAGACGATGAACGCCAATCAGATCAATTGGGAGTAGAATATTCCACTAAAATTGGGTACGATGCTGCGCAAATGGCCGATTTCTTTTTAACCTTAAAGCGCGAACAAGAGCAAAGCGAAACCGAACCTATTCCAGATTTTCTTTCTACTCACCCAAATCCCGCCGATCGCTACGAAACGGTAAAAGAGTTAGCAACCGAATGGAAGCAAAAAGTGAAAACTACTAATTTGCAGGTTAACCGTAATAATTACCTGAAAATGATTGATGGTATAGTGTATGGCGAAGACCCGCGGCAGGGGTTTGTGGAAACGTATGTATTTTATCATCCCGAATTAAAGTTTCAATTTCCGGTTCCTACTGGTTGGGCTTACCAAAACTCTCCGCAACAATTTCAGATGGCAGATAAAGACGGTAAAGCTATGATGGCTTTAACTTTAGTCCCCGGAAAATCGTTGGAAGAAGCCGCTCAGCAATTGTTACAAAAGTACCAATTGCAAGCCTTAGAATCGAAAAAGGTAACGGTTAATGGTTTACCTGCTTTTGCCATGGTGGCCGACCAGAAACCTCAACAAGACCAGCAACAACAGCAGCAACAGCAACAACAACAGACGCCTACCATTCGCACATTAACTTATTTAATTCAGTACGATAATAATATTTATAGTTTAATGGGCATTTCGGCTGCCACCGATTTTGAAAATTATTTTTCGGCCTTTAAATCTACTATGGACCAATTCCGGAAGCTGACCGATCCGGCTATTATTAATCGCCAAGCCGAGCGGGTGCGCATTAAAACGGTGGCTAAATCCGGAACGCTGTCGCAAGTATTACGGCAGTATAATGTACCCGAAAAACGGTTAACCGAAATGGCTATTTTAAACGGAATGGAATTAAATGAATCCGTTTCAGCCGGTTCTTTAATTAAAGTAGTTCAACGGTAA
- a CDS encoding SdiA-regulated domain-containing protein yields the protein MAASSNVQVTDKWDMPAILKEVSGIAYLGPDRFACVQDEAGIIFIYNTATSSIEKQITFGGSGDYEGITITGKSAYVVSSDGKLYEIEDLEQDEPNVKTYATSLTAEQNVEGLCYDKKQNRLLLAIKGAEVNDPDNKGIYAFDLQSKKLNSEPVYKINLRDPVFARLSSKKTNAIMQPSEINVHPVTGDIYVTEATKPKLLILDNSGEIKNLLILNSSEFSQPEGLTFSPTGDLFISNEGKKEAGNILKVEISEL from the coding sequence ATGGCCGCATCTTCTAATGTTCAGGTTACTGATAAGTGGGATATGCCCGCAATTTTAAAAGAAGTTTCCGGAATTGCTTACCTGGGCCCTGATCGGTTTGCCTGCGTACAAGACGAAGCAGGCATTATTTTTATTTATAATACGGCTACTTCTTCCATTGAAAAACAAATCACTTTCGGGGGTTCCGGCGACTACGAAGGAATTACAATAACAGGTAAATCGGCTTACGTGGTGAGCAGCGACGGCAAATTATACGAAATCGAAGACTTGGAACAAGATGAGCCAAATGTTAAAACGTACGCTACTTCTTTAACCGCCGAGCAAAATGTAGAAGGATTATGCTACGATAAAAAGCAAAATCGCTTACTCCTGGCTATTAAAGGAGCCGAAGTGAACGACCCGGATAATAAAGGAATATACGCGTTTGATTTACAAAGCAAAAAACTAAACTCCGAACCAGTTTATAAAATAAATTTGCGCGATCCGGTATTTGCGCGGTTATCGTCTAAAAAGACAAATGCTATTATGCAGCCATCCGAGATAAACGTACACCCAGTTACCGGTGATATTTACGTAACCGAAGCTACTAAACCTAAACTGTTAATTCTGGACAACTCAGGTGAAATTAAAAATTTACTAATTTTAAATTCTTCGGAGTTTTCGCAACCCGAGGGTTTAACTTTTAGCCCAACCGGCGACTTGTTTATTTCTAATGAAGGCAAAAAAGAAGCGGGTAATATCTTAAAAGTAGAAATTTCGGAACTGTAA
- a CDS encoding DapH/DapD/GlmU-related protein — MLLIDNFIQQFFTFFPTQKYILPWELTKNLSDFLLELIPGLSSDYSVINNVAIHETAVIENTAILKAPVIIGKNCFVGANAYLRGGVYLIESVVIGTSCEIKSSIIFPHSAVAHFNFIGDSILGSNVNFEAGSITANHHNDRLDKQITVVYNATHLQTDTEKFGALVGDNSKIGANAVLSPGTLLPPNSIVRRLELVEQK; from the coding sequence ATGCTATTGATCGATAACTTCATCCAGCAATTCTTCACATTTTTTCCGACCCAAAAATATATTTTGCCATGGGAGTTAACGAAAAATCTGTCGGATTTTTTGTTAGAACTTATTCCCGGGTTAAGTAGCGATTATTCGGTAATCAATAATGTAGCTATTCATGAAACGGCCGTGATTGAGAATACGGCTATTCTAAAAGCCCCCGTTATTATTGGTAAAAATTGCTTTGTCGGCGCGAATGCCTATTTAAGAGGTGGAGTGTACTTAATAGAATCTGTTGTTATTGGTACCAGTTGCGAAATAAAATCCAGCATTATTTTTCCGCACAGTGCGGTAGCGCATTTTAATTTTATTGGCGATAGTATTTTAGGTAGTAACGTGAATTTTGAAGCGGGTTCTATAACGGCCAATCACCATAACGACCGCCTAGATAAACAAATTACGGTTGTTTATAACGCTACCCACCTCCAAACAGACACTGAAAAATTCGGCGCTTTAGTGGGAGATAACTCTAAAATTGGAGCTAATGCTGTTTTATCACCCGGAACTTTATTGCCGCCAAACTCTATCGTGCGAAGATTAGAGTTAGTAGAACAGAAGTAG
- a CDS encoding PKD domain-containing protein, with the protein MKKIFTQVFLILLVYFYSNENSFAQESLSKVWDFAFGGTKADILQIHQPTKDGGYILGGTSNSPASGSKSVACKGNQDFWIVKIDAAGNKQWDKTIGGSGFDFLQDLQVTTDGGYILAGTSDSPVSGDKTAAGSGKFDYWVVKVDAQGNRQWDKIYGGSSNEYLKAIRLTTDGGYILGGSSDSPVSGKTGFNKTAAQIGENDYWVVKIDASGTKKWDKTFGGTSYDFFQDVQVTTDGSYIMGGHSYSAANGSKSSGSKGFGDYWIIKTDGNGNKQWDKTFGGNLDDALVGILLTKDNGYVLGGISKSGISGDKTVASKGFGDYWLVKLDATGTKKWDKTIGGLNNDFLQVITATNDGGILLGGTSNSPLSGDKTANSNGNSDFWIVKTDVNGVKTWDKTIGGSDYENLRSVQQTTSGSYILAGTSASAASADKSNASKGETDFWLVNIAAGGKDQPPVLNQQVDSFTLVNADTEQDIQTITNGATLNLATLPTRNLNIRANTSTNSLDSVVFHLSGADTLHIAERNAPYILFGAVGTNYNAWTPVQGNYTLTGTTYSATSDSDTVGTPLVIAFTVTDESNISDGLPIANAGSDLTVVLPANTVTLNGNGTDNEGSIKQYIWNQVSGPNATKISNSLIVNPVVSGLVAGTYVFSLVVTDLQGNISAADFMNVTVNNTTTINTLPVANAGADATITLPTNTVTLNGSGTDKEGSIKQYIWNQVSGPNTAKLSNTLIAQPVISELVAGTYVFSLIVTDEQSAVSAADLVTITVANPGINAVPVANAGADITITLPTNTLTLSGTGTDKEGSIKQYIWNQVSGPSASKISNSLVANPVVSGLVAGKYVFSLVVTDNQDAVSAADLITVIVNNSTSTMSQIVSLTLINGDTDKDILTITEGTILNLATLPTKNLNIRINTSATGVGSVKLALTGRWTISKTESAPYTLFGDEKRTDGTINYGGIALPTGDYTLKSTPYSGASGTGTAGTALTVKFKIINQAASAIISNSSVALYDSTSTANNRKLTEATATKPAVLTSFPNPFQDQTTIQFTFAQEEDYKLEVYNLNGELVSQLKNAKAVAGETVQTVWNASQTKNGIYIIKLTTKRAVQHLRVMHSK; encoded by the coding sequence ATGAAAAAAATATTTACCCAAGTTTTTCTTATTCTATTAGTTTATTTCTATTCTAACGAAAATAGTTTTGCGCAAGAAAGCTTATCCAAAGTTTGGGATTTTGCTTTTGGTGGAACAAAAGCTGATATATTACAAATACACCAGCCTACCAAAGATGGCGGCTATATTTTAGGTGGCACTTCTAACTCGCCGGCTAGCGGTTCTAAATCGGTGGCTTGCAAAGGAAACCAGGATTTCTGGATTGTAAAAATTGATGCAGCGGGTAATAAACAATGGGATAAAACAATTGGCGGCAGCGGCTTCGACTTTTTGCAGGACTTGCAGGTAACTACCGATGGCGGCTATATTCTGGCAGGTACTTCCGATTCACCGGTGAGCGGCGATAAAACAGCGGCTGGCTCTGGTAAATTTGATTATTGGGTAGTAAAAGTAGATGCCCAAGGTAACAGGCAATGGGATAAAATATACGGAGGTAGCTCTAATGAGTATTTAAAAGCAATCCGGTTAACTACTGATGGCGGTTATATTTTAGGCGGCTCTTCTGATTCACCAGTAAGCGGTAAAACCGGATTTAACAAAACTGCTGCTCAAATTGGTGAAAACGATTATTGGGTAGTGAAAATAGATGCGTCTGGTACTAAAAAGTGGGATAAAACTTTTGGCGGAACCAGCTACGACTTTTTTCAGGATGTGCAGGTAACTACCGATGGGAGTTATATTATGGGCGGCCATTCTTATTCGGCCGCAAACGGCAGCAAATCTTCCGGTTCTAAGGGCTTTGGCGATTACTGGATTATTAAAACCGATGGGAATGGTAACAAACAATGGGACAAAACTTTTGGCGGCAACCTGGATGATGCTTTAGTAGGCATTTTACTTACCAAAGATAACGGTTATGTACTGGGAGGAATTTCTAAATCGGGAATCTCCGGCGATAAAACAGTAGCATCTAAAGGTTTTGGCGATTACTGGTTAGTAAAATTAGATGCTACCGGTACTAAAAAGTGGGATAAAACTATTGGCGGTTTAAATAACGATTTCCTTCAGGTTATTACGGCTACCAACGATGGTGGCATTTTGTTAGGTGGTACTTCTAATTCTCCTCTGAGTGGCGATAAAACTGCTAACTCCAATGGCAACTCTGATTTCTGGATTGTAAAAACCGATGTAAACGGCGTTAAAACCTGGGATAAAACTATTGGCGGCTCTGATTACGAAAATTTACGTTCGGTACAACAAACAACCTCGGGCTCTTATATTTTAGCCGGAACTTCTGCCTCTGCTGCCAGTGCCGATAAGTCTAATGCTTCTAAAGGCGAAACTGATTTTTGGTTAGTAAATATCGCGGCAGGTGGTAAAGACCAACCTCCGGTTTTAAACCAGCAAGTAGATAGCTTTACTTTAGTAAATGCAGATACTGAACAAGATATTCAAACTATAACAAATGGCGCTACTCTTAATTTAGCTACTCTTCCTACCCGCAATTTAAACATTCGGGCAAATACCAGTACCAATTCTTTAGATAGCGTAGTATTTCATTTAAGCGGCGCGGATACTTTGCACATTGCCGAACGCAATGCTCCCTATATTTTATTTGGAGCGGTAGGTACAAACTACAATGCCTGGACCCCGGTACAAGGTAACTACACCTTAACAGGAACTACTTATTCTGCCACTTCTGACAGTGATACCGTAGGTACCCCATTAGTAATAGCCTTTACCGTAACTGATGAATCAAATATCTCCGATGGATTGCCTATCGCTAATGCCGGATCAGATCTAACAGTAGTTCTGCCTGCTAATACCGTAACTTTAAATGGCAACGGTACCGATAACGAAGGCTCTATAAAACAATATATCTGGAACCAGGTAAGCGGACCTAATGCCACTAAAATAAGCAACTCCCTTATTGTCAACCCAGTAGTTTCGGGTCTGGTAGCAGGCACTTATGTATTTAGTTTAGTAGTTACCGATCTCCAGGGAAATATAAGCGCGGCCGATTTCATGAACGTAACCGTAAACAATACTACCACCATTAACACGTTGCCAGTAGCCAACGCTGGTGCTGATGCTACGATTACCTTACCAACAAACACCGTAACTTTAAATGGTTCTGGAACCGACAAAGAAGGTTCTATTAAGCAATATATCTGGAACCAGGTAAGCGGACCAAATACCGCTAAATTAAGCAACACTCTTATTGCCCAACCAGTAATTTCGGAACTAGTAGCTGGTACCTATGTATTTAGCTTAATTGTTACCGACGAACAGAGTGCTGTTAGTGCCGCAGATTTAGTAACCATAACAGTAGCTAACCCGGGTATTAACGCAGTACCTGTTGCTAATGCGGGCGCTGATATTACAATTACTTTACCTACCAATACCTTAACGTTAAGTGGAACTGGTACTGATAAAGAAGGCTCCATCAAACAATATATTTGGAATCAGGTTAGTGGCCCATCTGCATCTAAAATAAGCAATAGCCTAGTAGCAAACCCGGTAGTTTCCGGATTAGTAGCTGGTAAGTATGTGTTTAGCTTAGTAGTAACCGACAATCAAGACGCAGTTAGTGCGGCAGACTTAATTACGGTTATTGTAAATAATAGCACCAGCACTATGTCGCAGATAGTTAGTTTAACCTTAATAAATGGAGATACCGATAAAGATATTTTAACCATCACCGAAGGTACTATTCTTAACTTGGCCACTTTACCTACTAAAAATTTAAACATCCGCATTAATACCAGCGCCACTGGCGTAGGTAGTGTAAAATTGGCCTTAACCGGCAGATGGACTATATCTAAAACTGAATCTGCTCCATATACTTTATTTGGAGATGAGAAAAGAACTGATGGCACTATTAATTACGGCGGCATTGCGCTACCTACCGGTGATTATACCTTAAAATCTACTCCTTATTCTGGTGCTTCCGGAACTGGTACAGCTGGTACAGCTTTAACCGTTAAATTTAAAATAATCAACCAAGCTGCTAGTGCTATTATTAGTAATTCCAGCGTGGCCTTATATGATTCTACTTCCACTGCAAACAATCGCAAATTAACGGAAGCAACCGCTACAAAACCTGCTGTTCTAACTAGTTTCCCTAATCCTTTCCAGGATCAAACCACCATCCAATTTACTTTTGCTCAGGAAGAAGACTACAAATTGGAAGTGTATAACTTAAATGGCGAGTTAGTTAGCCAGTTAAAAAATGCCAAGGCAGTTGCTGGTGAAACTGTACAAACAGTTTGGAATGCAAGCCAAACCAAAAACGGCATCTATATAATAAAATTAACTACCAAACGTGCCGTACAGCATTTAAGAGTAATGCATTCAAAATAA
- a CDS encoding L-fucose dehydrogenase, with protein sequence MNLELEGKIILVTGGAKGIGAGISRTLAAEGALPVIIGRNEKDNLAMVQEITKSGGYADQIVAELSSPEASKIAVETALARHRRLDGLVNNAGVNDGVGLEKGDYERFMLSLHRNVVHYYLMAHYALPALKESKGAIVNIGSKTAETGQGGTSAYAAANGARNALTREWAVELLPYGIRVNALIVAEAWTPLYQDWIKTFPNPEEKLKKITANIPLENRMTTPEEIANMVVFLLSAKSSHTTGQLIHVDGGYVHLDRAL encoded by the coding sequence ATGAACCTGGAATTAGAAGGAAAAATTATATTAGTTACCGGTGGGGCGAAAGGCATTGGTGCGGGCATTTCCCGGACCTTAGCGGCGGAAGGTGCTTTACCCGTTATAATAGGGCGTAACGAAAAAGATAACCTGGCAATGGTTCAGGAAATTACTAAATCAGGAGGTTATGCCGACCAGATAGTAGCCGAGTTATCTAGTCCGGAAGCTAGTAAAATAGCCGTAGAAACAGCTCTGGCCCGCCACCGCAGGTTAGATGGTTTAGTAAATAATGCCGGTGTAAACGATGGAGTTGGTCTGGAAAAAGGCGATTACGAACGGTTTATGTTATCGCTGCACCGCAACGTGGTTCATTACTATTTAATGGCGCATTATGCTTTGCCCGCTTTAAAAGAAAGTAAAGGCGCAATCGTAAATATTGGTTCTAAAACCGCTGAAACGGGGCAAGGAGGAACGTCGGCTTACGCGGCGGCTAATGGGGCACGTAATGCTTTAACCCGGGAATGGGCCGTGGAATTACTACCCTATGGCATCCGGGTAAACGCTTTAATTGTAGCAGAGGCCTGGACACCTTTGTACCAGGATTGGATTAAAACCTTTCCTAATCCGGAAGAAAAACTGAAAAAAATTACCGCTAACATTCCTTTAGAAAACCGCATGACTACTCCGGAAGAAATAGCAAACATGGTCGTATTTTTATTATCGGCTAAGTCTAGTCATACTACGGGCCAACTTATTCACGTAGACGGCGGTTATGTGCACCTGGACCGGGCTTTGTAG
- a CDS encoding carbohydrate-binding family 9-like protein, producing MEIDLFSNYPSNSSQVTLSVSYLPLDLNGADIKAISQALDNLPRQKIAAQPWPEFTYQPEVNFSIAHNLTWIFLKYYVTEEFVRIDNFKLNDPVYQDSCVEFFISFNAEAAYYNLEFNALGICRAGYGPNRENRQLLKPEQLRSIQTATTLTRLDDSSEQNFYWQLTLAIPIKIFDQHQISSLQGMQARANFYKCGDNVPQPHFLSWSKIVAPQPNFHLPAFFGNLVFE from the coding sequence ATGGAAATTGATTTATTTAGTAATTATCCGTCTAATTCCAGCCAAGTTACGCTCTCTGTGTCCTATTTACCTTTAGATTTGAATGGGGCGGACATTAAGGCTATTTCACAAGCATTAGATAATTTACCCCGGCAAAAAATTGCCGCTCAACCTTGGCCGGAATTTACGTATCAACCCGAAGTAAATTTTAGTATAGCGCATAACCTTACCTGGATTTTTTTAAAATATTACGTAACCGAAGAATTTGTCCGGATAGATAACTTTAAACTAAACGACCCGGTTTACCAGGATTCCTGCGTGGAATTTTTTATTTCTTTTAACGCGGAGGCTGCCTACTATAACCTGGAATTTAATGCTTTGGGTATTTGCCGGGCAGGTTACGGACCAAATCGCGAAAACCGCCAATTATTAAAGCCGGAGCAGTTACGTTCAATTCAAACCGCTACCACTCTAACCCGCTTAGATGATAGCAGTGAGCAAAATTTTTACTGGCAATTAACTTTAGCAATTCCAATAAAGATTTTCGACCAGCACCAGATTTCTTCCCTACAAGGAATGCAAGCCAGAGCCAACTTTTATAAATGCGGCGATAATGTACCTCAGCCCCACTTTTTAAGCTGGAGCAAAATAGTAGCGCCCCAGCCCAACTTTCATTTACCCGCCTTTTTTGGAAATCTTGTTTTTGAATAG